One part of the Malus sylvestris chromosome 2, drMalSylv7.2, whole genome shotgun sequence genome encodes these proteins:
- the LOC126585936 gene encoding uncharacterized protein LOC126585936 isoform X2, with amino-acid sequence MEHDQDQEALFHSYPCAYYVQSPSTNSHSNSADIRNPIPESEFHSPTRPDPANPTLHEEATRFTLSHYLSSRGSSHSFLHQKKISFDARSNGTGTDNCENRLVIVKGSDDHFGDEDDDEEYYYVVGKRSGWWKRYCSYRYSDSFVWILLQISWRAMLSLCIALLVFYVVTKPPPPKVSIQALNYFIFAGYELGIRALSRIKKKHNHETQSIKPMMAGIDQFGLGEGVDGSGVTTKFLTCNCSINLIIENKSKLFSLHIRPPAMEMCFGRLPFALSHLYAESGSSKFKLYVGTRNKPVYGAGRSMDDMLKSGKGLPLVLRVKLSSSFWVVRNLIKPKFHHQAECLLVLDRAYDKKHRTQAYSSTCMMT; translated from the exons ATGGAGCATGATCAGGACCAAGAAGCTCTATTTCATTCATACCCTTGTGCATACTACGTGCAAAGCCCATCCACCAACTCCCATTCCAACAGTGCTGATATCCGAAACCCCATCCCGGAATCTGAATTCCACTCCCCAACACGACCCGATCCAGCAAACCCAACCCTTCATGAAGAGGCCACTCGCTTCACTCTCTCGCACTACTTGTCCTCCCGTGGATCCAGTCACTCATTCCTGCACCAAAAAAAGATCTCCTTTGATGCACGTAGTAATGGCACAGGGACCGATAATTGCGAAAACCGTCTGGTTATCGTCAAAGGTAGTGATGATCACTTTGGCGATGAAGATGATGACGAGGAGTATTATTATGTGGTTGGGAAAAGATCGGGGTGGTGGAAGAGGTATTGTTCATATCGATATTCGGATTCGTTTGTATGGATACTTTTGCAAATAAGTTGGAGGGCTATGTTGAGTTTGTGTATCGCACTGCTTGTGTTTTACGTTGTTACAAAGCCCCCACCACCCAAAGTGTCTATTCAG GCATTAAATTACTTCATATTTGCTGGATATGAGCTTGGGATACGCGCGTTAAGCCGAATAAAGAAGAAGCACAATCATGAGACTCAAAGCATAAAGCCAATG ATGGCAGGAATTGACCAATTTGGGCTTGGGGAAGGAGTGGATGGCTCGGGCGTCACAACTAAGTTCCTTACCTGCAATTGTTCCATAAATCTCATAATAGAGAACAAGTCTAAGCTCTTTAGCCTCCACATTCGTCCTCCAGCGATGGAAATGTGCTTCGGCCGGCTACCTTTTGCACTATCACAT CTATATGCTGAGAGTGGGTCATCAAAATTCAAGTTATATGTTGGAACAAGGAATAAGCCTGTGTATGGTGCTGGAAGAAGCATGGACGATATGCTCAAATCAGGGAAGGGTTTGCCGTTGGTGCTTCGTGTGAAACTGAGCTCAAGTTTTTGGGTCGTTAGGAATCTCATAAAACCTAAATTTCATCACCAAGCAGAATGTTTGTTGGTCCTTGATAGGGCATATGACAAAAAGCATCGTACTCAGGCATACAGTAGCACCTGCATGATGACTTGA
- the LOC126585936 gene encoding uncharacterized protein LOC126585936 isoform X1, with product MEHDQDQEALFHSYPCAYYVQSPSTNSHSNSADIRNPIPESEFHSPTRPDPANPTLHEEATRFTLSHYLSSRGSSHSFLHQKKISFDARSNGTGTDNCENRLVIVKGSDDHFGDEDDDEEYYYVVGKRSGWWKRYCSYRYSDSFVWILLQISWRAMLSLCIALLVFYVVTKPPPPKVSIQALNYFIFAGYELGIRALSRIKKKHNHETQSIKPMMAGIDQFGLGEGVDGSGVTTKFLTCNCSINLIIENKSKLFSLHIRPPAMEMCFGRLPFALSHGPKLYAESGSSKFKLYVGTRNKPVYGAGRSMDDMLKSGKGLPLVLRVKLSSSFWVVRNLIKPKFHHQAECLLVLDRAYDKKHRTQAYSSTCMMT from the exons ATGGAGCATGATCAGGACCAAGAAGCTCTATTTCATTCATACCCTTGTGCATACTACGTGCAAAGCCCATCCACCAACTCCCATTCCAACAGTGCTGATATCCGAAACCCCATCCCGGAATCTGAATTCCACTCCCCAACACGACCCGATCCAGCAAACCCAACCCTTCATGAAGAGGCCACTCGCTTCACTCTCTCGCACTACTTGTCCTCCCGTGGATCCAGTCACTCATTCCTGCACCAAAAAAAGATCTCCTTTGATGCACGTAGTAATGGCACAGGGACCGATAATTGCGAAAACCGTCTGGTTATCGTCAAAGGTAGTGATGATCACTTTGGCGATGAAGATGATGACGAGGAGTATTATTATGTGGTTGGGAAAAGATCGGGGTGGTGGAAGAGGTATTGTTCATATCGATATTCGGATTCGTTTGTATGGATACTTTTGCAAATAAGTTGGAGGGCTATGTTGAGTTTGTGTATCGCACTGCTTGTGTTTTACGTTGTTACAAAGCCCCCACCACCCAAAGTGTCTATTCAG GCATTAAATTACTTCATATTTGCTGGATATGAGCTTGGGATACGCGCGTTAAGCCGAATAAAGAAGAAGCACAATCATGAGACTCAAAGCATAAAGCCAATG ATGGCAGGAATTGACCAATTTGGGCTTGGGGAAGGAGTGGATGGCTCGGGCGTCACAACTAAGTTCCTTACCTGCAATTGTTCCATAAATCTCATAATAGAGAACAAGTCTAAGCTCTTTAGCCTCCACATTCGTCCTCCAGCGATGGAAATGTGCTTCGGCCGGCTACCTTTTGCACTATCACAT GGACCAAAGCTATATGCTGAGAGTGGGTCATCAAAATTCAAGTTATATGTTGGAACAAGGAATAAGCCTGTGTATGGTGCTGGAAGAAGCATGGACGATATGCTCAAATCAGGGAAGGGTTTGCCGTTGGTGCTTCGTGTGAAACTGAGCTCAAGTTTTTGGGTCGTTAGGAATCTCATAAAACCTAAATTTCATCACCAAGCAGAATGTTTGTTGGTCCTTGATAGGGCATATGACAAAAAGCATCGTACTCAGGCATACAGTAGCACCTGCATGATGACTTGA
- the LOC126585936 gene encoding uncharacterized protein LOC126585936 isoform X3 translates to MEHDQDQEALFHSYPCAYYVQSPSTNSHSNSADIRNPIPESEFHSPTRPDPANPTLHEEATRFTLSHYLSSRGSSHSFLHQKKISFDARSNGTGTDNCENRLVIVKGSDDHFGDEDDDEEYYYVVGKRSGWWKRYCSYRYSDSFVWILLQISWRAMLSLCIALLVFYVVTKPPPPKVSIQMAGIDQFGLGEGVDGSGVTTKFLTCNCSINLIIENKSKLFSLHIRPPAMEMCFGRLPFALSHGPKLYAESGSSKFKLYVGTRNKPVYGAGRSMDDMLKSGKGLPLVLRVKLSSSFWVVRNLIKPKFHHQAECLLVLDRAYDKKHRTQAYSSTCMMT, encoded by the exons ATGGAGCATGATCAGGACCAAGAAGCTCTATTTCATTCATACCCTTGTGCATACTACGTGCAAAGCCCATCCACCAACTCCCATTCCAACAGTGCTGATATCCGAAACCCCATCCCGGAATCTGAATTCCACTCCCCAACACGACCCGATCCAGCAAACCCAACCCTTCATGAAGAGGCCACTCGCTTCACTCTCTCGCACTACTTGTCCTCCCGTGGATCCAGTCACTCATTCCTGCACCAAAAAAAGATCTCCTTTGATGCACGTAGTAATGGCACAGGGACCGATAATTGCGAAAACCGTCTGGTTATCGTCAAAGGTAGTGATGATCACTTTGGCGATGAAGATGATGACGAGGAGTATTATTATGTGGTTGGGAAAAGATCGGGGTGGTGGAAGAGGTATTGTTCATATCGATATTCGGATTCGTTTGTATGGATACTTTTGCAAATAAGTTGGAGGGCTATGTTGAGTTTGTGTATCGCACTGCTTGTGTTTTACGTTGTTACAAAGCCCCCACCACCCAAAGTGTCTATTCAG ATGGCAGGAATTGACCAATTTGGGCTTGGGGAAGGAGTGGATGGCTCGGGCGTCACAACTAAGTTCCTTACCTGCAATTGTTCCATAAATCTCATAATAGAGAACAAGTCTAAGCTCTTTAGCCTCCACATTCGTCCTCCAGCGATGGAAATGTGCTTCGGCCGGCTACCTTTTGCACTATCACAT GGACCAAAGCTATATGCTGAGAGTGGGTCATCAAAATTCAAGTTATATGTTGGAACAAGGAATAAGCCTGTGTATGGTGCTGGAAGAAGCATGGACGATATGCTCAAATCAGGGAAGGGTTTGCCGTTGGTGCTTCGTGTGAAACTGAGCTCAAGTTTTTGGGTCGTTAGGAATCTCATAAAACCTAAATTTCATCACCAAGCAGAATGTTTGTTGGTCCTTGATAGGGCATATGACAAAAAGCATCGTACTCAGGCATACAGTAGCACCTGCATGATGACTTGA
- the LOC126586040 gene encoding protein DETOXIFICATION 43-like, whose product MAEEQDVHEPVSKWKIPVGVFFKDARRVFKWDTLGKEILQIAFPAALAVAADPVASLIDTAFIGHIGPVELAAAGVSIALFNQASRITIFPLVSITTSFVAEEDTVAKMNVESAKGEKREKNSDMLDGMEKGASKPKGDDTPQNGKHLGKFSPQNSGMEEASTDDIERGEAGKGAAEAKSESSDEGLAKNTDSKKVISENVKPEIAENGAAKNSVQLESGSKTTMEKRPSDLMNNSLKIKIRKKKRHIASASTALIFGAILGLLQAIFLMLTAKVLLGVMGVKPGSPMLAPAKKYLTIRSIGAPAVLLTLAMQGIFRGFKDTKTPLYVIVVGYAINIALDPLLIFVCGLGIRGAAIAHVLSQYLMALVLFIILTKKIDLLPPSLKDLQFGRFLKNGTLLLARVVAVTFCVTLAASLAARLGPTPMAAFQTCLQVWLTSSLLADGLAVAGQAILACAFAEKDYKKAAATATRVLQMSFILGVGLALLVGIGLYFGAGVFSRDVNVLHLIKIGLPFVAATQPINSLSFVFDGVNFGASDFAYSAYSLVLVAIASIVSLFLLSKSHGFVGIWIALTIYMALRAFAGVWRMGTGTGPWRFLKGRSPQ is encoded by the exons ATGGCTGAGGAGCAAGATGTGCATGAGCCAGTGAGCAAGTGGAAGATTCCTGTTGGTGTTTTCTTCAAAGATGCAAG GCGTGTTTTCAAATGGGATACGCTCGGGAAGGAGATATTACAGATTGCATTCCCTGCCGCTCTCGCTGTAGCTGCTGATCCAGTTGCTTCTTTGATTGACACAGCATTCATTGGTCATATAG GTCCAGTGGAGCTTGCAGCAGCAGGAGTATCTATTGCCCTATTCAACCAGGCTTCAAGGATTACTATATTCCCATTAGTCAGTATTACGACTTCCTTTGTTGCCGAGGAAGATACTGTTGCGAAAATGAACGTGGAATCTGCGAAAGGTGAGAAGCGGGAAAAGAATTCAGATATGCTTGATGGCATGGAAAAAGGGGCTTCCAAACCAAAAGGTGATGATACACCTCAAAATGGTAAGCATCTAggaaagttttcacctcaaaaCAGTGGGATGGAAGAGGCTTCAACTGATGATATTGAGCGTGGGGAAGCGGGAAAAGGTGCCGCTGAAGCGAAAAGTGAGAGCTCGGACGAGGGACTAGCGAAAAATACTGATTCAAAGAAAGTCATATCGGAAAATGTTAAGCCTGAGATTGCAGAGAACGGTGCTGCTAAGAACAGTGTTCAACTAGAAAGTg GTTCCAAAACCACTATGGAAAAGCGTCCGTCAGATCTGATGAACAACAGTTTGAAGATAAAAATCAGGAAAAAGAAGCGACATATTGCTTCAGCGTCAACAGCACTCATCTTTGGGGCAATATTAGGCCTTTTACAAGCTATTTTTCTCATGCTTACAGCCAAAGTTCTCCTTGGTGTGATGGGGGTGAAACCG GGTTCCCCTATGCTAGCCCCGGCAAAGAAGTACTTGACAATAAGGTCGATCGGTGCACCTGCAGTTCTTCTCACATTGGCCATGCAAGGGATCTTCCGCGGCTTTAAGGATACAAAAACTCCTTTATATGTCATTG TTGTCGGATACGCAATTAACATTGCCTTGGATCCATTACTCATCTTTGTCTGCGGTTTGGGCATCAGAGGTGCAGCTATTGCACATGTTCTTTCTCA GTACTTGATGGCACTGGTACTCTTCATAATcttaaccaaaaaaattgatCTCTTACCTCCAAGTCTTAAAGATTTGCAGTTTGGTCGGTTTCTGAAGAACG GAACTCTATTGTTGGCTAGGGTGGTTGCTGTGACATTCTGTGTGACCTTGGCCGCATCCCTAGCAGCGCGGCTAGGACCAACTCCAATGGCTGCATTTCAGACTTGCTTGCAGGTCTGGTTGACATCATCTCTTCTTGCTGATGGTTTGGCGGTTGCAGGACAG GCTATTCTAGCATGTGCATTTGCTGAGAAAGACTACAAAAAGGCCGCAGCTACTGCAACCCGGGTTTTACAG ATGAGCTTTATTCTTGGTGTGGGGCTTGCTCTTCTTGTTGGAATTGGTCTGTATTTTGGAGCTGGAGTCTTTTCTAGAGATGTTAACGTTTTGCACCTTATAAAGATTGGCCTCCCG TTTGTTGCAGCTACGCAACCGATCAATTCGCTGtcttttgtgtttgatggtGTGAACTTTGGAGCATCTGATTTTGCATATTCTGCATACTCATTG GTTCTGGTTGCCATAGCAAGCATTGTATCCTTGTTCCTCCTCTCAAAATCCCATGGTTTTGTTGGGATCTGGATTGCGTTAACCATTTATATGGCGTTACGTGCATTTGCTGGTGTATGGAG GATGGGGACTGGAACAGGACCTTGGCGTTTTCTCAAGGGTCGTTCACCACAATAG